From Penicillium psychrofluorescens genome assembly, chromosome: 1, one genomic window encodes:
- a CDS encoding uncharacterized protein (ID:PFLUO_001418-T1.cds;~source:funannotate): MDSQSTPATASTGIFMNEVNPGYSLCPQRMKHGQGTFGGWIELRNPKSGKWVPFGITCSHCVFPPDTDLSPEEIQVVQRWKESGFPFNNDKASQLLMMDSPSRRGVKREIENLARRIDAYQNQPPFPKVEEAKARGDFVIPEDERQWKVASDMLAKLKEQRDTGKEFFHKNRFVFGPVVAASGLQERPMKTTLARDPTALLSIIDWALVKPQNRSVGTNNVAAHRSLGVSKLNGFSLCGIQNGDELFKVGCATGFTGGIYSGLQTIYIATRLVDGREMKIKTWEHTILARSLSQVVVEQGDSGSLVFNRLGAVVGMCFGGTYYGDAGFFTHAVDLIESIQEVTGVREVRLRRADE, from the exons ATGGACAGTCAATCAACTCCCGCCACCGCCAGTACCGGAATCTTCATGAACGAAGTAAATCCTGGGTACAGCCTCTGTCCTCAGCGGATGAAGCACGGCCAGGGAACCTTTGGAGGCTGGATCGAGCTTCGCAATCCTAAATCTGGAAAATGGGTTCCATTTGGCATCACCTGCTCACACTGTGTTTTCCCTCCCGATACAGACCTATCGccggaagaaatccaag TCGTCCagcggtggaaggagagtggATTCCCGTTCAACAATGACAAGGCCTCCCAGCTTCTCATGATGGATTCCCCGAGCCGTCGGGGGGTCAAACGAGAAATCGAAAACCTTGCGAGGCGAATCGATGCATACCAGAACCAACCACCATTCCCAAAGGTAGAGGAAGCCAAAGCCCGCGGTGATTTCGTGATACCTGAGGACGAGAGACAGTGGAAAGTCGCTTCCGACATGCTGGCAAAACTTAAGGAGCAACGAGATACCGGAAAGGAATTCTTCCACAAGAACCGATTCGTGTTCGGTCCTGTTGTGGCTGCGTCTGGTCTTCAAGAAAGACCTATGAAGACAACGTTAGCTAGGGATCCCACAGCGCTTCTTTCAATCATCGACTGGGCGCTCGTCAAGCCCCAAAATCGTTCCGTTGGCACTAACAAT GTCGCGGCGCATCGCTCTCTTGGTGTCTCGAAGCTCAACGGCTTTTCCCTTTGTGGCATTCAAAATGGAGACGAGTTATTCAAAGTTGGTTGCGCGACGGGCTTTACGGGCGGCATTTACAGTGGTCTCCAGACGATATACATTGCGACGCGGTTGGTCGATGGCCGGGAAATGAAGATAAAAACATGGGAGCACACAATTCTAGCCAGATCGCTCTCGCAGGTTGTTGTGGAACAAGGCGATTCCGGTTCGCTAGTGTTCAACCGTTTGGGTGCCGTGGTGGGCATGTGTTTCGGAGGAACTTACTACGGGGATGCTGGATTTTTCACCCATGCTGTGGACTTGATTGAGAGCATCCAAGAAGTCACGGGAGTTCGGGAGGTCCGTCTTAGGAGAGCAGACGAGTGA